Proteins from one Faecalibacterium sp. I3-3-33 genomic window:
- a CDS encoding substrate-binding domain-containing protein, which yields MKKMISRRNFLKVCAVAGSAVALSACGGSKKAAGPDPSNTDQTSFDIVGGQSALSPGYNDNEVLKKLADNVGVKLNYETMSDSLSEQVNIRIAGDQLPDAFMGVGFSNYDIANYGADGTFLDLTPYINAEIMPNLTKILDEHPNIRAAITMSDGCIYGLPAAEQMGTAGIGDDEDYSIFTIPQFSMINKRWLDELGLAVPTTLDELHTALKAFKDNDMSAKVYGNAPGSTIPMSTGFDEWCWGQNIFYAGFGFTNWPNDVCNDLVLQKDGKCRFVCAEDNYRKAVTYFHDWYAEGLMDVEMFSQDANQLLAKGAQGYLGVSTWWYIEELMGDYAKDYVFLPVLDGPDGTHNVTVRTGGGTNSGNLNVTNKCQSPANLLKFFDQWYDGETVMQLQYGPIGVFFTEQDANGKWKSITEEEAKAKYNKGAGELKSTYEVWGPKLILSEYYDEYFYMEDRAIERLTDLENYWMPFVDDATTYPIDCVFTSEELDTIDRYRADFENAVSEQEGLWLKDGGPSDSEWAAYLDTLTNSCGMDKLLAAYQGAYDRYKANA from the coding sequence ATGAAAAAGATGATCTCTCGCCGCAATTTCCTGAAGGTTTGCGCCGTTGCCGGTTCTGCCGTGGCACTGTCTGCCTGCGGCGGCAGCAAAAAGGCCGCTGGACCGGACCCCTCCAACACCGACCAGACCAGCTTTGACATCGTGGGCGGTCAGTCTGCCCTGAGCCCCGGCTACAACGACAACGAGGTGCTGAAGAAGCTGGCAGATAACGTGGGCGTTAAACTCAACTACGAGACCATGAGCGACTCCCTCAGCGAGCAGGTGAACATCCGCATTGCAGGCGACCAGCTGCCGGATGCCTTTATGGGTGTGGGCTTCTCCAACTACGATATCGCCAACTACGGTGCAGACGGCACCTTCCTGGACCTGACCCCCTATATCAACGCCGAGATCATGCCCAACCTGACCAAGATCCTGGACGAGCACCCCAACATCCGCGCCGCTATCACCATGAGCGACGGCTGCATCTACGGTCTGCCCGCTGCCGAGCAGATGGGCACTGCCGGTATCGGTGACGACGAGGATTACAGCATCTTCACCATTCCGCAGTTCTCCATGATCAACAAGCGCTGGCTGGACGAGCTGGGGCTGGCAGTGCCCACCACGCTGGACGAGCTGCACACCGCCCTGAAGGCCTTCAAGGACAACGATATGTCTGCCAAGGTCTACGGTAATGCACCCGGCAGCACCATCCCCATGTCCACCGGCTTTGACGAGTGGTGCTGGGGTCAGAACATCTTCTACGCAGGCTTCGGCTTCACCAACTGGCCTAACGATGTGTGCAACGATCTGGTTCTGCAGAAGGACGGCAAGTGCCGCTTTGTCTGCGCCGAGGACAACTACCGCAAGGCGGTCACCTACTTCCACGACTGGTACGCCGAGGGTCTGATGGACGTGGAGATGTTCAGTCAGGATGCCAACCAGCTGCTGGCTAAGGGCGCACAGGGCTATCTGGGCGTTTCCACCTGGTGGTACATCGAGGAACTGATGGGCGATTACGCCAAGGACTATGTGTTCCTGCCCGTGCTGGACGGCCCGGACGGCACCCACAACGTCACCGTACGTACCGGCGGCGGTACCAACAGTGGCAACCTGAATGTGACCAACAAGTGCCAGAGCCCTGCCAACCTGCTGAAGTTCTTTGACCAGTGGTATGACGGCGAGACCGTGATGCAGCTGCAGTACGGCCCCATTGGCGTGTTCTTCACCGAGCAGGACGCCAACGGCAAGTGGAAGTCCATCACCGAGGAGGAGGCCAAGGCAAAGTACAACAAGGGTGCCGGTGAGTTGAAGTCTACCTACGAGGTCTGGGGTCCCAAGCTGATTCTCAGCGAGTACTACGACGAGTACTTCTACATGGAGGACCGTGCCATCGAGCGTCTTACCGACCTTGAGAACTACTGGATGCCCTTTGTGGACGACGCCACCACCTACCCCATCGACTGCGTGTTCACCAGCGAGGAACTGGACACCATTGACCGCTACCGTGCAGATTTTGAGAATGCAGTCTCTGAGCAGGAAGGTCTGTGGCTGAAGGACGGTGGCCCCTCCGACAGCGAGTGGGCAGCCTATCTGGACACCCTGACCAATAGCTGCGGCATGGATAAGCTGCTGGCAGCTTACCAGGGCGCATACGACCGCTACAAGGCTAACGCCTGA